The DNA region TCAGATCATTCCCAATGGGGTACCACTGCCCTGAATACGCATCCACAATGTTCTGAATCGTATAAACAGGGTCCACATATTGAAGATAGTCTAAACTCTGGTTGGCGCACGCGGCGATCACATGTGAACAAGGATATTTGAATGTCTGGAAGCGTCCAAATTCGCAAGTTCTTTCATCTAAGTTCAGTCGCCACGTATAACCACTGCGATGGTTCTGCTGGTTGAATCCCTCCTCTACTTCGAACCTGGACCTATCTATGCTATACGTCCGCACAATGTGAGACTGGGCAATCGTCGCATTCTTTGTCATGGCCTCCATGACCTTGTTACAATATATGTCGCCGACTCTTTGTTGTGCTGCTGCTGCAGTGATAGGCAAGTTTCTAGCACCCCTGAACACTTTGTTCACAGCCTCAGATAAGTTCGTGGTCATGTGGCCATATCTACGACCTTCCACATCACAAGCTCGGCTCCATTTCTCATTGCTGATGTCATTTATCCATTGCCGGACAGCTGTGTTGTGCCCTCGAAAAGCCGCTAAGCGTTGCTCGAAAAGATATGGGCAAGGCTCGTAAGCTGCACATTTCAAACAAATTTCAATATtccatattaaaaaaataaaaatttgaactAATGAACAGACGCAAACTTACCCATATTTATCAGTTCATTTTTTTGCTCTGTGTTGTGAAACCTGGTGTTGAAATTGCTGGCAACGTGGCGAATGCAATACACATGATAAGCGTTTGGTGGCTGCCACCCGTTAGACGGATTCCCCTCTGCTGAGAGAATGCTGGCGTGTCTGTCTGATATTAGACATATCCCTTGTTTCCTGGTGACATGCACACGCATCAGACGAAGAAACCACGTCCAAGCACCGAGTGTTTCTCCCTCCACAATTGCAAAAGCTAAAGGCAACACATTACTGTTCCCGTCCTGTGTCGTGGCAATAAGCAAAGTTCCACTATATTTTCCGTAGAGGAATGTGCCATCAATTTGTATCATTGGCTTGCAATAGTTGAATGCGTCACAACATTGTTTGTACGTCCAAAACACTCGACCAAATTTCTTGAAATCAGGAACAACATTGTCATACTGGTCCTTATAGTCAGTTGTGACAAACTCGTAATGGGATCCAGGGGAAAATCTCAGCATATATTCCAACCACCTAGGGAGCAGGTCGTAAGACTCCTCCCAATCACCGAACACGCGAGCAAGTGCTTTTTGCTTCGCCTTCCAAGCTTTAAAGTATGACACCTTGTAATTGAGCTGACCACTTATCCTCTCTTGTATGAGGGAAATAGGGATAGTTGGTTGGGCACTTACCATGCCTAagacataaaagaaaaataatgtaaGTTAATAGAAATTTCATATTTGTAAATGTGTAGCGACATAGTAATCATATGTAAGCAATATATACCAAGAATGTAGTTGGACATGAAGGTTGACGTCATCTTCTTGTGGTCTTGAGAAGTCATCGCATTTAAGCACGTATGCGAATCCCCCCATTTGGATATGGTCCATTTACCAATTCTCTTGGATAGATGTGCCCTTATCCTCCGCGGGCAGCCATCTACGGATTTCTGACACTTTGCAGTAAAGTACTCTGGCTTGGATTCACTCATCTTATAAGTTTGATTTAGTCTAAGACAATAGTGTAACAGGGCATCCTGTACAACACGTTTGTTTTCAAAAACCAAACCTTTACATAAGTCATCACCAAGCTTCCATGATCCATTCACATCCGTTTCAGAATAAAAATCAGTTTCTTCATCTGGGTGATCCCAGTTAATATATGTATAATGCGAAGAAGCACTCCAGAATGGGGCCGTGTTTGGGTGGCCtaaaaaattatagaaatatATCAAGtactatatatttataaaaaacaaCGCTTGATGAGATATGTTGATTGTACATACCTTGAGTTTCAACATTGACATTAATTCACTGGTGCCGCGGGTTGATCAGCAGGATGAGGTGTCATATGAGACTGAGGATTAGAGTGTCGGTTTCCCTCTTCGCCTGTGTCAGACTCGTCACCTCCTTcttgcattctttcatcttcattGTGGTCAT from Lotus japonicus ecotype B-129 chromosome 2, LjGifu_v1.2 includes:
- the LOC130738381 gene encoding uncharacterized protein LOC130738381, with the protein product MSESKPEYFTAKCQKSVDGCPRRIRAHLSKRIGKWTISKWGDSHTCLNAMTSQDHKKMTSTFMSNYILGMVSAQPTIPISLIQERISGQLNYKVSYFKAWKAKQKALARVFGDWEESYDLLPRWLEYMLRFSPGSHYEFVTTDYKDQYDNVVPDFKKFGRVFWTYKQCCDAFNYCKPMIQIDGTFLYGKYSGTLLIATTQDGNSNVLPLAFAIVEGETLGAWTWFLRLMRVHVTRKQGICLISDRHASILSAEGNPSNGWQPPNAYHVYCIRHVASNFNTRFHNTEQKNELINMAYEPCPYLFEQRLAAFRGHNTAVRQWINDISNEKWSRACDVEGRRYGHMTTNLSEAVNKVFRGARNLPITAAAAQQRVGDIYCNKVMEAMTKNATIAQSHIVRTYSIDRSRFEVEEGFNQQNHRSGYTWRLNLDERTCEFGRFQTFKYPCSHVIAACANQSLDYLQYVDPVYTIQNIVDAYSGQWYPIGNDLNMPPRAGPRIAPDPAKIRKKGRPRSTRIRNEMDLRETQSQPSRRSVSLQR